The Aerococcaceae bacterium DSM 111021 region GTCCATAAGCAATTAAGCCGACAACTTTACCGTCTTCAACGATTAATTCTTCCACTGACGTATCTGTTATAATCTCTCCACCGTGAGCAAGTACGTATTTCTGAAGGGCATCAACATAAGCAAATCCTTCATTCTCTTTCGGTTTGTGACCTCTTCTCCAGTTCGCTCCCACTGGCATTTGGACATTCTCTTTATCGAATTCAACCCCGATATCTTCTAACCAGTGAACTGAGTCTAAGACATTATCCGTTAACGTCTTCACTAAATCATAGTTTCCGTAAGCTTCATTGCCTTCTAGGTCATGTCGTTTACCACCTAGATATGTTTGAATTCGATGCCATAAAGTTGAATCAAATAAAAATTCTTCTTTCCCATCAACTTGGTTGAAATAGTCTTGAATTTGTTCTTTAAGCATATTAAAGTCTTCACGGTATTCCGCGTGGATTTCTGCTTCATCCAGCTCAAGAATGCCTTTTAACGTTGTATCTTCACCGGCTAAAGCTGTCATCCCATTTTGCCAGACAGGGTTGGCCGCATTCATTGGTCCACCCGTTCTAACTGTGTTACCACCAATCGATGGGAATTTTTCAAGCAATGTTACTTTTTTGCTTTCTTGAAGTGTACTTGCGGCTGCACTTAATCCCGCTCCCCCACCACCAATCACAACCACGTCAGTTGTGATTTCAAGTGGTTCTTCTTGAGGTTGTTGCGTTACTCGACGACGTTTTCTCATAACTTCTGCATCTGCTCCAGCTAATTCAACCGCAGTAGCTACTCCATCAATAACCCCTTTACTTGTCACTGTTGCGCCAGAAATAACGTCAACGTTTAACGTTTGACCGTCTAGAATTTCTTCTGGAATACGTGTGAATACAACATCCGCAATTCCTGCTGACTCGCCTTCAGTATCAATTTCAATCGCTTCAATACGGTTCTTTGATAAGCGAACCACCATTGGTAAATCACCATTATGCCCAGGTGTTGTCACTGAATATTCACCTGGAACAAACTCAATTTCTTCCGGGATATTTAATAAATTTGCCACATCTGTAAAACGAACGAATTTTTTGAAGCAACTTTCAAGAAACTCAATTGTTTTTTGATCTTTTAATTGCTCGTTTTCATCAAAGGCTTCATGCACACGTCCTAATAGAAATTCACTTCCTGGCATCACTATCGCATTTACACCCGGTGCGTCTAAGACTTGGCGTAAATGTAGTTGCGAACGTGACGACCCTTGAACATCATAAGATGCCCCTACAATCATCACAGGTTTACCATCGAACGGATGCACTTTGAAAGATAACCATTCTAAGGTGCTCTTTAACGCAGATGGTATCGAGTGATTATGTTCTGGTGTCCCAATAATGACCCCATCAGCTTCCATAATTTTTTGGTTTAACTCTTGAATCACTTCACTGTCCGTTTGATCATTAGATTGGTTAAACATAGGCACTTTGTCTATTTCTAACACTTCAATATCAACATCTGTAAAATGCTCTTTCATAAAATGCAGCAACATTCGGTTATAAGAAAATTCAGCGTTCGTACCAACAATCCCAACAAATTTCATAATTAATTACCTCCTATAACGTAATTATTTCCAAGTAAATGACATTTGACTCTTTCTAATTTTAGATGAAGATTCTAATAACCTATTTGTTATTTCAACAAACTCAACGAACTCTTCAAAAACCTCTTCCAGTTCTTCAACTTTTGTTTGATTTTTTAAATTGCCTTCCTCATCAAATGCTTGGCCAGAATGCCCTAATAAGAATTCAGAACTCGGCATAATACGCGCTTTAAGTTCAGGCGCATCTAGAATCTGACGTAAATGTGCTTGCGCTCGTGATGACCCGAGTGAGCCTAGGGAAGCTCCTGTAATTAAGACTGGTTTGTTTAATAAAGGCTGGGTTGTATATGAAAGCCATTCTAATAAGCTTTTCAATGCAGCTGTAATCGTGTGATCATATTCTGGTGTACTAATAATAACGCCGTCTGCGGCAAGTATCTTATCTGATAATTCTTGAATGCCTTTCGGAGCAATTCTTTCTTTAGGTTCATTAAAAGCAGGTAAATCTTTAATTTCACAGAGTTCAATATCTGCTTGTGAACTAAAATGCTTTTGAATATATTGTAATAATTGGCGGTTTGTCGACTGATCTGAGTTTGTACCTACAATTCCTATCAATTTCATCTTTAAAATTCCTTTCTATTCAATGCGCATGTGACAAATTGAGCATGGTGTCGTAAAAAAATTTATCCCATGAACTTCAATACTTTATACCTATATAATAAATATTAATGAGCCCATTGTGAAGTATTTATTTAGTTATGATATCATAAGTAAAAAGCTATAAGAAAGAAGTGTGACATATGTCTCTGAATAATTATCAAGATATCTTGCAATACATTGATGTGCTACTCAAACATAATTCATTCACTAAAGCAGCCAAAGATCTGTACATTTCTCAACCTTATCTCACTCAAATTATTAAGAAAATCGAAGATGACTTAGGCACCGAAATCATTAATAGAAAAAGCCCTCAGCTACAATTAACTGAAGCAGGAAAAGTGTATTATCAATATTTGGAAAATTCAGAAGCCGAATTAAATCAATTGAAAAACACGTTAATTCAATACAATGAAGATTCTCCCATTTCTCTCAGTATTGGTGTCTTGTCTAGTCTCGCAACCTTTATCTTACCGATTACTTTACCAAAATTTGTTCAAGCACATCCCGAAGTCACGTTAACGATTCTAGAAGATTTACCAAGTAACAGTGAAGCGAAAGCAATGAATCAAGAGATTGATTTCTATATTGGTCAAAATCCAGAGACAGTCTCCCCTTCGTTGATAACACATCTTTGTGGAACCCATCGGTATTATGCTGTGATTCCACCTAGTTCGGATTTATATGTCAGTGGCTCCGTTCAATTAAGCCCTAATACAATTGCGATTGATAAATTATTAAGCCAAGACTTAGTTCTAACTTCGAGTGGATCTGCCATTCGCCGTCAAATTAACCGACTTTTAAAACGCTACAATATCACGCCTAATATTGTTCTAGAAAGCACAAATATTTACACTGTTTCGAAATTTGCAGAACATGGTACAGGTGTTGCTTTTATCCCTGAAAGTGCCGTGCCTACTTTACAGGAAGATTTAGAATATAATTTATATCCTATCTCCCTCGACTTAATGTCCGTTGATTTCTTTATCGCTTACTCTTCACAACTTTATTTAACTGATCTGCATCATGATTTCTTGAATCGATTCATTACGAATGTGCAGACGCATTTGATAGTATAAAAAAATATCGTTAGATTCTTCGAGGAATCTAACGAT contains the following coding sequences:
- a CDS encoding flavocytochrome c, coding for MKFVGIVGTNAEFSYNRMLLHFMKEHFTDVDIEVLEIDKVPMFNQSNDQTDSEVIQELNQKIMEADGVIIGTPEHNHSIPSALKSTLEWLSFKVHPFDGKPVMIVGASYDVQGSSRSQLHLRQVLDAPGVNAIVMPGSEFLLGRVHEAFDENEQLKDQKTIEFLESCFKKFVRFTDVANLLNIPEEIEFVPGEYSVTTPGHNGDLPMVVRLSKNRIEAIEIDTEGESAGIADVVFTRIPEEILDGQTLNVDVISGATVTSKGVIDGVATAVELAGADAEVMRKRRRVTQQPQEEPLEITTDVVVIGGGGAGLSAAASTLQESKKVTLLEKFPSIGGNTVRTGGPMNAANPVWQNGMTALAGEDTTLKGILELDEAEIHAEYREDFNMLKEQIQDYFNQVDGKEEFLFDSTLWHRIQTYLGGKRHDLEGNEAYGNYDLVKTLTDNVLDSVHWLEDIGVEFDKENVQMPVGANWRRGHKPKENEGFAYVDALQKYVLAHGGEIITDTSVEELIVEDGKVVGLIAYGPNKRKVIVHADSVVLASGGFGSNTKMLQKYNTYWAEIADDIKTSNSPAITGDGIRLGESVGADLVDMGYIQMLPTTDPNTGALFSGLQVPPANFIMVNQEGKRFVNEYGSRDELSKAAIDHGGLFYLIADENIKNTAMNTNDEKIEKEVAQGILFRADTLEELAEMIGMDPAVLVETINKYNSYVEAGEDPEFHKGAFEYKVEKAPFYATPRKPAVHHTMGGLKIDSDTHVLTKDGDIIPGLYAAGEVAGGIHAGNRLGGNALSDIFTFGRIAGKNASRLA
- a CDS encoding NAD(P)H-dependent oxidoreductase → MKLIGIVGTNSDQSTNRQLLQYIQKHFSSQADIELCEIKDLPAFNEPKERIAPKGIQELSDKILAADGVIISTPEYDHTITAALKSLLEWLSYTTQPLLNKPVLITGASLGSLGSSRAQAHLRQILDAPELKARIMPSSEFLLGHSGQAFDEEGNLKNQTKVEELEEVFEEFVEFVEITNRLLESSSKIRKSQMSFTWK
- a CDS encoding LysR family transcriptional regulator; protein product: MSLNNYQDILQYIDVLLKHNSFTKAAKDLYISQPYLTQIIKKIEDDLGTEIINRKSPQLQLTEAGKVYYQYLENSEAELNQLKNTLIQYNEDSPISLSIGVLSSLATFILPITLPKFVQAHPEVTLTILEDLPSNSEAKAMNQEIDFYIGQNPETVSPSLITHLCGTHRYYAVIPPSSDLYVSGSVQLSPNTIAIDKLLSQDLVLTSSGSAIRRQINRLLKRYNITPNIVLESTNIYTVSKFAEHGTGVAFIPESAVPTLQEDLEYNLYPISLDLMSVDFFIAYSSQLYLTDLHHDFLNRFITNVQTHLIV